In Terriglobales bacterium, the genomic stretch CTGCCGAGCCCGAGGTCATCAAGAAGGGCAAGCAGGAAACTGCCGAAGAGGGTGCCGCGCCTGCCGAGGGCAAGGAAGCCAAGGCCGAGAAGCCGGAGAAGGCGGAGAAAAAAGAGAAGAAGTAGCCGCCCGCTATTGGCCGTTGAGCGGTGGTTCGAGAAGGTGGCGTGAAGCTGATCGTTGGCCTTGGAAATCCGGGAATCCAATATCAGTTCACCGCCCACAATCTCGGGTTTCTCACGCTGGACCGGCTCGCAGAGCGCTGGAACATCGCTGTAGATAACCGCCAATGCCGTGCGCTTACGGGAAGGAAGAAGGTTGGTTGCGACGAAGTGCTGCTCGCTAAGCCAGAAACGTACATGAACCTGAGTGGTTTGGCGGTGCGCGAGTTGGTTCAGGAGTACGAGATCAACCCGCAGAGCGATCTGCTGGTGATCTACGACGAGCTGGATCTGCCATTCGGTTCGGTTCGGATTCGGACCAGGGGCAGTTCCGCCGGGCACAATGGGATGGTGTCGATCATCAACGCACTGGGGACGCAGGAAGTGCCCAGAGTCCGATTGGGGATCGCGCCCGATCATCCCGTAAAGGATGGCGCCGGGTACGTGCTCGCGCCGTTCAAGCGGTCGCAGTATAAAGCCGTGGATGAGCTCCTGGAGGCCGCTGCCGATGCAGCCGAGTCGGTTTTGGGCGACGGAATTCAGGCGGCCATGAACCGCTTCAACCGCAAGCCCGATGCGGAACTCGGGTAGCACTCTGTCATCCTGAGCGAGGACCGAGCATAACGACGAGGTCCGAGTCGAAGGATCTTGTGGTACTGGCGACCGACAGTGAGTCTTTTGAATTTTTGCTACAGATTTGTAATGGAGATGGTAATGAATCGTACTTACGAAGTGATGTTTATCGTCCGGCCTGACATGGCCGACGAGGATCTGGAAAAGTTGAATTCCGCGCTGGAGAACCATACTACGGGCGCAGGCGCCGCCGTTAAGCACATCGAAAAGATGGGCAAGCGGCGGCTGGCGTATCTGGTACGCGGCTTTCATGAGGGTATCTACGTCCTCTTCATCGTGGAAGGCAAGGGCGAGGTAGTGCATGAGTTGGAGCGTCGTCTGCGCGTCACCGAGCCGGTGATTAAGTTCATCACTGTGCGCGTGGATGAAGAGCACAAGCGCCTGGAGAAGATGAAGAAGCTTCGTGAGTCTCGTCGTCGTGGACAGGGAACGCACGCGGCGACGCTGGGAGCCGAGGCTCCGGTCGCCACCGCTGGTGAACCAACTGCCACGCCGGCAGCACCAGCCACCACGTAAGCAGAGATTCATCGCTCCGCCGGGAATTATTCGGTGACGGGTAGAAGTGCCCGCACCTGGAAGCGAAAAAAGGAGAAATAATGGCTGACGAAACACCACGTTCTGCTACTGGACCCGCCGCCGAAGGAGATGCGGGGCGGACAGGCCGTCCCGGAGGTCCGGGTCGGGGAGGAGCCGGAGGCCCGCGCGAACCGCGCAAGTATTTCCGGCGCAAAAAGGTGTGCAAGTTCTGCGTCGAGAAGATCGACGCCATCGACTACAAGGACTACCGCTTGCTCGGTCAATTTATCGCGGAGAGCGGAAAGATTGTGCCCCGCCGGCTGAGTGGAGTGTGTACTCCGCATCAACGGCGACTAGGTCGCGCCATCAAGCAGGCGCGCAATATCGCGCTGTTGCCGTTTGCTAGCAGCCGCCCATAGCCGGCCAGGAGAGGAAGATATTCCGGCTGTCGGACAGTTCACTTACGCGGTAACGAGCATACAAAATCAAGAGCGCAGTTTTTCCAAATTCTGATCGGAGTCATGTGATGGAAGTCATTCTGAAAGAAGACGTACCCAAGCTCGGATCGCGAGGCGAAGTTGTCAAGGTGACCGAGGGCTACGGGCGCAACTATCTGCTTCCGCGGAAGCTCGCCATCGAGGCCACGCCCGGTAATAAGAAAGTAATCGAACAGATGAAGGCTGCGGCCGTCCGCCGCCAGCAACGTGACAAGGCTGAGGCTGAGGCCTTGGCGAAGCAATTGGAACCGCTGTCCCTGACTCTCGTCCGGCGTTCAGGCGAGCACGACCAACTCTTCGGATCGGTGACTTCTTCCGACCTGGCGGCCGAGCTGGAGAAGAAGGGATTTACCATCGATCGCCGCAAGATTCATCTTGATGAACCACTGAAGACGCTTGGTGAGTTCACTGTTCCTATTCGCCTGTTCAGGGACGTGACTGCCAGGATCCGGGTTCAGGTGATCAAAGAGGAAGCGGCGGCACAATAACCGGGGCAGAGGCAGGCAGGCTCCTGCCTCGCTTTCCCATTCCGGAAAGGCTTTTCTATTTGCAAGTGCCCAGAAAATAAGTAGTTACACCAAAACTTTGTTTCTTTTAGCAAATTCTCATCCAACTCGCCTTTTATCCTTCCGTAAATTGCTCACGTCCTTGTCCTCACCCCGTCTAAGTCGTTGTGAGCCTGAGGTTAGGCTCGGAGTGCAGGTTCGAACATTCCCGGTGGAACGCGTACCAGCCCGGGGCTCCGATCAGGTAAACCGACCTGCTTGGAGTGGAGGTGAGACGCAATTATGCCGGCCGACATCATGGCGTTTCGGGTTCCCCAGCAAATCCGGCTTTGGTTTGCCGGGGTGGCGTGCACGGTTGGCGATGTCCATCAACAGCGCACCAACAACAGCGGACAGCTTGCCAATGGTCAGGCTGTTTGGTCACGGGAACGAATGGTTGGACAGTCTCAAGGCCGCGTAGACGATGCGATTCTGATTCGCGAGGCGCAGCAAGGAAATCGCGCCGCCTTCGAAGAATTGATTCGGCAATACGATCACGCAGTATTGCGGCTTGCCCTCCACCTCACTGGCTCTCCGGACGATGCCCAGGATATTTATCAGGAAGCCTTCTTAAAGGCGTACCGAAGCGTGGGCAATTTCCGCTTCGAGTGCTCGTTCTATACCTGGATTTATCGCATCGTAACCAATCTTTGTCTCGATCATCTGCGCAAACGGCAAGTGCGAAAAGAAGACTCGCCGACGGTGGTCGATCGCGAAGGTGAGGAATACGATCTGCTCGACATGGTGGCGGACAGCCGCGCTACTCATAATCCCGAGCGAGATCTGATGCGGCGCGAGCTAGGCGCGAAGATCAGCAAGGCGCTGGGCCGGCTTACCGCGCGCGAGCGCATGGTTTTCGAGCTTAAGCACTATCAGGGACTGAAGCTGCGAACCATTGGCGAGATGTTGAACACCACCGAGGAAACAGCGAAGAATACGCTGTTCCGGGCCACGCAGAAGCTGCGGGCTTCGCTGGCTGAAATGCGATGACAGAAGCGAGGAAGAAGTAGTCATGAACTGCGACTGGGTGAAGGCGAATATCCCGTTGTTTATCTACGACGAGCTCACCGATGACGCCCGTCATGAGCTGCAGCAGCATTGCGCCCGTTGCTCGGGCTGTGCCGGTGAGCTGGAGAGCGCACAAGGCTTCAAGGCTGCCATGTCGGCCGTGCCCCGGCTGGAGCCGAGCCCCAGCCTGCTGGCGGCCTCGCGCATGCGCTTGCAGGAAGCGCTGGAACAAGCCGAGCAGGATCGCGGCTGGCGACGCTGGGTATTTGACCCTACCGCTTGGCTGCGCCAGGTCCGCTTCTCGCCCGCGCTGGCTGCGATGATCCTGATGGCAGGCTTTGCCGGTGGCATCGCCACCACCTGGCAAATCGCCCGCGGCGGCAATGCCAACAACGCGGGCAACGCAACCAACGTTTTTACCCCGACTTCGAATTCTTCCGCTGTTGTTCCTTCGCAAGAAGCTTCGATTGCCGGCATTCGCGACGTCAGCCCGATTCCCGGCAGCAACAAGGTCGAGATCCGCTATGACAGCCTGGTGCCGCAGAAGGCGGAGGGCAATCTCGACGATCCCCGCATCCAGCAACTCTTGCTGTTCGCCGCTCACAGCAATATGAATTCCGGCGTCCGCATCGACTCGGTTGACGTGTTGGCAAAAAAGCCGGAGGATGCCGCCATTCGTGAAGCTCTGAAGGGTGCGTTGCGCTACGACACCAACGTGGGTGTGCGTCTAAAGGCGCTGGAAGCCTTGACCCCGTATGTGAAGGACGATGTCGGCGTCCGCGATGCCGTCCTGGAGGCTCTGTTGCACGATTCCAATCGTGGTGTGCGCACGGAAGCGCTCAATACGCTGAGGGCGGTGCGGGTCGACGGTAGTGTGCGGCAGGCGCTGGAGTATCTGGCGAACAATGACAAGGATGATTACATTCGGCGCCAGTCGCGTTCTCTGCTCGCTACCGCTCCCGAGATGAATTAGGAACCGTGGAGTGTGGCAGAGAAGGTTGTTTGCTGAGGGGTTGAGACTCGCGCCGAGAAGGTCGGGCACGATTAGGTTCGCAGAAGGCTCAGGAAGAAAGAAATTAAAAAGGGGGCCAAGTTCAGGGGGAGTTAGGAGAAAACGTTGAAGAAGAAAACACAATTCGCGGCGGTGATGGTGGCGTCGGTCTTGCTGTCCGCGCTCCCAGGACTGGCGCAGGGATCCCGGGTTTATCGGGATGGAAATTCATGGGTCGAAGAGCTGACCGGCACAATTCCGGCCAGCCGGATACTCAGGGTGAATACTGACATTGGCTCGGTACGTGTTCAGGGCAGCAGTGGTCAGAACGAAATTCGCTATACGATTCGCAAGCGCTCTAATACCTCATCGGAAGAATCAGCCCGGCGCAGTTTCGAGCAGTTTCACATTGTCGCTACCAAGCATGGGGATACGGCTCTGTTTGAAGGTAGTTCCGAGCATTCACACGGACGGCTTTCCGTTGATTTCGCATTCGAGGTGCCGCGCAATCTCGACGTTACCAAGCTCAATACCAATGGTGGCGCCATGACCGTGCGCGGTATTAATGGAAGGTTCGAAGGCGAAACCAGTGGCGGAGCAATCATGCTGGACGACATTGGCGGCAACATCAATGCGGAAACAGCAGGTGGAGCAATCGATGTAGGCACGGCCAACGGCGAATTGAGACTGCAAACCGGTGGCGGCTCCATTCGCGTCAGCAACGCCAAGGGCAGGGTGGTGGCCAGCAGCGGCGGCGGGACGATCTCCATTGGCTCCGCCGGGGGAGTGGATCTGGAGACCGGCGGTGGCAACATTGAAGTGGAATCCTGTCGCGGCGATGGCGCTAAGACGCAAACCGGCGGGGGTAGCATCCGGGTAGGAGACGTGTCGGGCCCGGTATCCATGGAAACAGGCGGAGGCAGCATCCGGCTCTCTGGCGCGAAAGGATTCGTCAAGGCACAGACCGGTGGGGGCAGCATCGAACTTGAGAAGCTGACCCAGGGCGCTCGCGCGGAAACAGGGGCGGGCAGGATTACGGCGGAATTCATCGCCAACAACACATCCGGCTATTCTGTGCTGGAGACTTCCGCCGGCGACATCATCGTTTACATCGCGCCAAATGTGAACATGTCGGTGCATGCCCAGATTCAAACTGCTTTCGGGCACAAGATTCGCTCCGATTTTCCGGAGCTGAAGATCACTTCCGAGGGTGGTGAGTACGGCCCCAAGACGATGTACGCGGAGGGGAATCTCAACGGAGGCGGACCGGGGCTGAAAGTCATGACCAATTTAGGGAACATTGAGTTTCGCAAGCGATAGAAGGTGCAAGGCAGGGGCGAATCAAATCGAAGGATAAGTAAATGCGCAAATCGGTCATGCTTACGTACCTTGCTCTGCTTCTGCTGGTGGCGATCGGGTCGGCGCAGGTGGCTCCCTCTGCACCCACGCCTCCGGCGCCTCCAACGGCTCCCACTGCCCCAGTCGCCCCCGTTGCTCCGGTGCGCCCGGTTCCTCCGGTTCCTCCTGTCCCGCCGCGTTCCGGCGAGAGTTCGCACGGGTCCTACCTGGGCGTCGACACGCGCGACGTAACCTCGGATCGCGTCGGCCCGCTGAAGCTGAGGGAAGAGGGCGGAGTAGAAATCCTAATGGTTGATCAGGACGCTCCCGCCGGCAAGGCTGGGCTCAAAGAACACGACGTGATCCTCAGTTTCAACGGGCAGAAAGTCGAAAGCGTCGAGCAGCTGAAGCGCGTGATCCGCGAAACTCCACCTGGACGAACCGTGAACCTGGGAATCAGCCGCGACGGCCAACCTATGAACATCAGCGCGCAGTTGGCGGATCGCGCCAAGCGCGCTGAAGGGCACGTTATCTACATTCCCAGAGTCGAGATTCCGCCGATGCCGGCGATGGATTTTGACGTCCCTAACATCCAGGTCCTGCAATACACGCGGCGCAACGGCCTGATGGTTGAGAACTTGACTCCGCAATTGGGCAATTATTTCGGAGCTAAAGAGGGGCACGGTGTACTGGTGCGGTCCGTTGAACAGGGAAGTCCCGCCGAAGCCGCGGGCTTCCGCGCCGGCGACGTCATCATTCGCGTCGGCAAAGAGCGCGTGGAGGACACCAGCGACTGGGGTCGCCTGATGCGCCAACAAACGCCCGGGGCCAAGGTCAGTATTGGGATTATTCGCGATCGCCGCGAGCAGAGCGTCTCCTTCACCACCCCGGAACGGAAGCGCAGCGATGCCGGCTCGTTTCCCGTGGAGTTACCTGCCGATCTCAGCCCGCAGCTTGAAGATCTCCAGGTACAGCTCGCCGAGATCGGCCCGGAGATTCGCAAACAGATCGAACTGGCTCAGCAGCAAGTCCATCGAGCAGTGAACGATCCCAAGCTCCGCCAGCAGATCGAGCAAGCCCAGCAAGAGGCGAAGCGCGAGATGGCGGCTCATCGCAAAGAAATACAGAATGCGCACAAGGAACTGCTGCGGGCGCAAAAAGACGTGCAGAAGGCTAGCGAGGAAATCCGCCGCGAGGTCGAGAAGGCTGGCGAAGAAATCCAGCGCGAGCTGGACCAGGAATTCTACTTCCAATACCAGGAATGATTTACGCAGCTTTTCCTGGCGACGTTAGCTTGTCGGTCTGGATTGGGGCCTTTGGCGCAGTATCGGTCCGAGGCACCCACAGATAACAGGCGATCAGGCTGAGGATTACGAGAATGCCCAGAATAGCAACCAGAGCTTTAGTCGACCGTTGAGTTTTTTCCACCTAACCTCACCGCAGGTTTTCTGAGAGTCCCTACGCGCCCAGTTCAATCGCCTGCAGGTGAATGATGTTGGTAGTGGAGTCGAGGCTGCCCGTCACCTTTACGGTCTTTCCTTCAAACTTGCTCGCTTTATCCTGGTCGTCGAGCTGATAAGTGACGTTGTCGGCCGTCTTGAGGACGTAGCTGTTACCGTCCCTGACCATCGTTCCGGTAAAAGTCTGGTTCGCCTGGTTCATTTGATCTTGCGAACCCGAAGTCTGCCCTTGCTGTGGCCTCGCCGGGGGCTGGTCCTGTGCTGCCTGGCCAGAGCCCTGCCCGGAAATTGTTTCGGGGATCGTCCACACAATCAGCCGCGAACTTCTTAGCTGCGGATTGACCGCATATTGCATATCTTGCTGTGCAAAGCTGGTGTGCGAAAAGAAAGCAACAGCGATGAAGAGAAGCAACAGGAAGCGCGCCTTGCGGCTCACGACTACACCTCTACGGCCGACGCAATCAGCACGAAGAGCACGCGCTTTGCCAAAGCAGACCGGCGGCATCACACTCGCAGTTTGTTATCGATAGCCTTGGGAACTAGTTTGAGAAGATATTTTCGGGCGACTTAGGCGAGAAGATTCTTCTCTCAAAGTGGTCAAAGCGAACTACAGTAAACCCTGTAGCATCTCCCAGGGCCCAGGGTTCGCACGTGAATTTCGGCTGGGCGATCCGGGTTTGCGCCGTGCTTTTCGGCGCTAACCTGGGAACTACGCACCAATGACCAACGACAACCAATTCCGTGACCCCTCGATGGTTGCCGATCCGATTCCATCTCTCATCGAAATTGGCCGCGAGTTCTACCGCCGAGGCTGGGTACTCGGCACCAGTGGGAATTTCAGCGCCAGACTTTCCGAATCGCCCTTACGCTTGACCATCACCGCCAGCGGCTTGGATAAGGGCGCTCTCTCCGCTTCCAGCTTCCTTGAGATTGACGGTCGCGGCAACGTTCTGCGCGGCTCCGGACGTCCCTCCGCCGAAACCGCTCTCCACCTGAAGATCGTCGAACAACTCGGCGCAGGCGCCGTGCTCCACACCCACTCCGTCTGGAGCACGCTCCTCTCAGACCAGTTCGCTCCGCAGGGCGGACTACCCATTGAGGGCTACGAGATGCTCAAGGGCCTGTCCGGCGTGACCACCCACGAATATCGCGAGTGGGTTCCCATCCTGGAGAACTCGCAGGATTACGCGCTGCTCTCAAAGCAGATCGAAACCCAGTTGCAGCAAAACCCTAAAATTCATGGCATGCTATTACGGAGGCACGGTCTTTACATTTGGGGTCAGGATCTGGCAGAGGCCAGGCGTCACGTCGAAATCCTCGAGTTCCTCTTCGAAGCCGTAGGGCGTATGCAATTTCCTGGGCCTGAGTAAATTCGTCGAGCAATTGAGGCGACAAATGGCGACACTCGGAATACCAGCCCAAAATCGGACTCTCACCCGTGAATCGGAAGTTCGCGATTACCTCGCTGCACTGGGAATCGAATATGAACGCTGGGACCTGAGCCGGGTTCGCTCCGACGCTCAGGCTGATGAGGTTCTGAATGCCTACTCAAAGGAAGTCCAGGATCTCAAGCAAAAAGGCGGTTACAAAACTGCCGACGTAATCGACGTCAATCCGCAAACTCCCGGCCTCGACGCCATGCTGGCCCGCTTCAATCGCGAGCATTGGCACGACGAAGATGAAGTGCGCTTCATCATCAGCGGCCGCGGCCTGTTCCACATCAGCCCGCCGCAAGGCGACGTTGTCTTCATTGAAGTTGTCCCCGGCGACATGATCCGCGTTCCCCGCGGCACTCGCCATTGGTTCAATCTCTGCTCCGACCGCCAGATTCGCGCCATTCGCTTTTTCCAGGATCCAGCCGGCTGGACTCCGCACTACACCGACAGCAGAATCGACGAGCAGTATGAACCCGTCTGCCTGGGGCCGACTTATTTGGCTGCCTCGTGAACATGACGGCTGGTTGCTGATTGCTTGTTATCCATGCCCAGGCTCTACCTGCTCGACATCGAAGGCACCGTCTCCCCGATCAGCTTTGTGTATGACGTCCTGTTCCCCTACGCGCGCGCCAGGTTGCCGGAGTTCCTAACCCACAACTGGAACCATCCTGAAATCCAATCCGAGCTTCAGTTATTGGCTAAAGAGAACCAGCGCGAGCTGGCTTCAGGAGCAGCTCCACCTGAAATTCCGCAGCATACAGGTCCGGCACTTCGCGACAACACCATCCAATCCAGCATCGCCTACTTATTCTGGCTGATGGACCGCGATCGAAAATCCACCGCCCTCAAGTCGCTTCAAGGCAAGGTCTGGGCCGAAGGATACGAGCGGGGAGAACTTCTGAGCATGGTCTTCGCCGATGTCGCGCCCGCGTTGGAGCGCTGGCACAAGCAGTCGAAAATCGCCATTTACTCCTCAGGAAGCGTCGAAGCTCAAAAGAACTTCTTCGCCCACACCAACTCTGGTGATCTCAGCCCTTTTCTTAATGGCTACTTTGATACACGAACCGGACCCAAAACCGAAATGCAGAGTTACCTCACCATCGCCGCCGCCTTCGCAGTCTCTCCCGCCGAAGTTCTTTTCATCTCCGACTCCCTCGCCGAGTTAGATGCCGCCCGCCAGGCCGCAATCAAGACTGCCCTGTCAATCCGCCCCGGAAACCCCGAGGCCGATGAAACGCAAGATCACCGGGCCATTCGTTCCTTCGACGAACTCTGAACGCGCACTGACCGCCGGGCAACATCTGAAATTATGCGAGAATCCAAGCTCATGGATCCGCAGTTCACAATTGTCACGTAGGAACGGACCTTCCGTCCGTTCCGGTCGAGCCGCAGGCTCGACAAAGCTCCGTACCCTCTCAATCCCCCCGGCGCTCATCTCTCATCGCACAGAACCCCGGCTGCTGCCGCCACTGATGGGTTACCATGTTTCGGGGTGAGTTTCCTCATGTTCGCGCCGCTGCTGCCCGCCGGCAATCGAAGGCTCCGCCTCAGCCTGGCTGCCTCCCTGGCCCTGCACTGCCTGGCTCTGGCATGGTTTCTCCGACCGGCGCCAGTCCGTTTCATAACGCCATCATCCGTCCTTGCTGGGAACTACGGCACAGCTGTAATGCTGATTTACCCTCGCCAAGGAACACCCCAGATAGCAGCCAGCCCGATGCCCCGCACCAGACCGCCAGCCCGGCTCAAATTTCCGAACACGCAGCTTGATCAAGCCTCATTGGCGCCACCGTCGAACAATCCCACACCCGAAACTGCGGACGCTGCCGCCACGGCCGCCGGCACGCCTTTCGGCTCACTTACCGATGGTCCCACCACTGGCCACGACGTTCGGCCCGCTTTGCCCGTCATTGCTCCAGACCCCGTAGTTGCGGTCTCGGATCTGCCCG encodes the following:
- the pth gene encoding aminoacyl-tRNA hydrolase; its protein translation is MKLIVGLGNPGIQYQFTAHNLGFLTLDRLAERWNIAVDNRQCRALTGRKKVGCDEVLLAKPETYMNLSGLAVRELVQEYEINPQSDLLVIYDELDLPFGSVRIRTRGSSAGHNGMVSIINALGTQEVPRVRLGIAPDHPVKDGAGYVLAPFKRSQYKAVDELLEAAADAAESVLGDGIQAAMNRFNRKPDAELG
- the rpsF gene encoding 30S ribosomal protein S6, whose translation is MNRTYEVMFIVRPDMADEDLEKLNSALENHTTGAGAAVKHIEKMGKRRLAYLVRGFHEGIYVLFIVEGKGEVVHELERRLRVTEPVIKFITVRVDEEHKRLEKMKKLRESRRRGQGTHAATLGAEAPVATAGEPTATPAAPATT
- the rpsR gene encoding 30S ribosomal protein S18 codes for the protein MADETPRSATGPAAEGDAGRTGRPGGPGRGGAGGPREPRKYFRRKKVCKFCVEKIDAIDYKDYRLLGQFIAESGKIVPRRLSGVCTPHQRRLGRAIKQARNIALLPFASSRP
- the rplI gene encoding 50S ribosomal protein L9; this encodes MEVILKEDVPKLGSRGEVVKVTEGYGRNYLLPRKLAIEATPGNKKVIEQMKAAAVRRQQRDKAEAEALAKQLEPLSLTLVRRSGEHDQLFGSVTSSDLAAELEKKGFTIDRRKIHLDEPLKTLGEFTVPIRLFRDVTARIRVQVIKEEAAAQ
- a CDS encoding sigma-70 family RNA polymerase sigma factor, which encodes MVGQSQGRVDDAILIREAQQGNRAAFEELIRQYDHAVLRLALHLTGSPDDAQDIYQEAFLKAYRSVGNFRFECSFYTWIYRIVTNLCLDHLRKRQVRKEDSPTVVDREGEEYDLLDMVADSRATHNPERDLMRRELGAKISKALGRLTARERMVFELKHYQGLKLRTIGEMLNTTEETAKNTLFRATQKLRASLAEMR
- a CDS encoding HEAT repeat domain-containing protein, whose translation is MNCDWVKANIPLFIYDELTDDARHELQQHCARCSGCAGELESAQGFKAAMSAVPRLEPSPSLLAASRMRLQEALEQAEQDRGWRRWVFDPTAWLRQVRFSPALAAMILMAGFAGGIATTWQIARGGNANNAGNATNVFTPTSNSSAVVPSQEASIAGIRDVSPIPGSNKVEIRYDSLVPQKAEGNLDDPRIQQLLLFAAHSNMNSGVRIDSVDVLAKKPEDAAIREALKGALRYDTNVGVRLKALEALTPYVKDDVGVRDAVLEALLHDSNRGVRTEALNTLRAVRVDGSVRQALEYLANNDKDDYIRRQSRSLLATAPEMN
- a CDS encoding PDZ domain-containing protein — encoded protein: MRKSVMLTYLALLLLVAIGSAQVAPSAPTPPAPPTAPTAPVAPVAPVRPVPPVPPVPPRSGESSHGSYLGVDTRDVTSDRVGPLKLREEGGVEILMVDQDAPAGKAGLKEHDVILSFNGQKVESVEQLKRVIRETPPGRTVNLGISRDGQPMNISAQLADRAKRAEGHVIYIPRVEIPPMPAMDFDVPNIQVLQYTRRNGLMVENLTPQLGNYFGAKEGHGVLVRSVEQGSPAEAAGFRAGDVIIRVGKERVEDTSDWGRLMRQQTPGAKVSIGIIRDRREQSVSFTTPERKRSDAGSFPVELPADLSPQLEDLQVQLAEIGPEIRKQIELAQQQVHRAVNDPKLRQQIEQAQQEAKREMAAHRKEIQNAHKELLRAQKDVQKASEEIRREVEKAGEEIQRELDQEFYFQYQE
- a CDS encoding DUF5818 domain-containing protein translates to MSRKARFLLLLFIAVAFFSHTSFAQQDMQYAVNPQLRSSRLIVWTIPETISGQGSGQAAQDQPPARPQQGQTSGSQDQMNQANQTFTGTMVRDGNSYVLKTADNVTYQLDDQDKASKFEGKTVKVTGSLDSTTNIIHLQAIELGA
- the mtnB gene encoding methylthioribulose 1-phosphate dehydratase, which produces MTNDNQFRDPSMVADPIPSLIEIGREFYRRGWVLGTSGNFSARLSESPLRLTITASGLDKGALSASSFLEIDGRGNVLRGSGRPSAETALHLKIVEQLGAGAVLHTHSVWSTLLSDQFAPQGGLPIEGYEMLKGLSGVTTHEYREWVPILENSQDYALLSKQIETQLQQNPKIHGMLLRRHGLYIWGQDLAEARRHVEILEFLFEAVGRMQFPGPE
- a CDS encoding cupin domain-containing protein, whose translation is MATLGIPAQNRTLTRESEVRDYLAALGIEYERWDLSRVRSDAQADEVLNAYSKEVQDLKQKGGYKTADVIDVNPQTPGLDAMLARFNREHWHDEDEVRFIISGRGLFHISPPQGDVVFIEVVPGDMIRVPRGTRHWFNLCSDRQIRAIRFFQDPAGWTPHYTDSRIDEQYEPVCLGPTYLAAS
- the mtnC gene encoding acireductone synthase, giving the protein MPRLYLLDIEGTVSPISFVYDVLFPYARARLPEFLTHNWNHPEIQSELQLLAKENQRELASGAAPPEIPQHTGPALRDNTIQSSIAYLFWLMDRDRKSTALKSLQGKVWAEGYERGELLSMVFADVAPALERWHKQSKIAIYSSGSVEAQKNFFAHTNSGDLSPFLNGYFDTRTGPKTEMQSYLTIAAAFAVSPAEVLFISDSLAELDAARQAAIKTALSIRPGNPEADETQDHRAIRSFDEL
- a CDS encoding TonB family protein gives rise to the protein MPRTRPPARLKFPNTQLDQASLAPPSNNPTPETADAAATAAGTPFGSLTDGPTTGHDVRPALPVIAPDPVVAVSDLPADLEGNVIVEVTIDAQGNVIRTRVLQALGHGIEEKVLAALRNWHFSPATEDGIAIASQHDVYFHFGRRPATNR